One window of the Pseudomonas sp. S04 genome contains the following:
- a CDS encoding c-type cytochrome, with product MDLNLPRLAVLVSSLLFVHHLNASEPPSAAATEADPLIAQGKYVAQLGDCIACHTAKDGAVMAGGLELTTPMGTLYSSNITPDPETGIGRYTFEQFDRAMRQGVTPAGDNLYPAMPYPSYAKMSETDMRALYAYLLQGVSPVKQANLQADMSWPFNQRWGLWFWNKVFVDDAPFAADPAKDPQVNRGAYLVQGLGHCGACHTPRGIAFQEKAMSDAGASGKHYLAGETVEHWRALSLRNLWTVEDTVQLLKTGQNRFATVSGNMAEVIHHSTQHFTDDDLTAIATYLKSLPAGPDDLPPPSLPLAPAAAPATLFSSRGGLGYTQFCADCHRADGGGVPAMFPPLAGNPSVASADPTSLLHITLTGWKTAETQTHPRVYTMPGFARLADDEIAEILSFVRTSWGNSGSVISAAQVKQLRGQLKPVDGPVTFETPRLADMLVAPNAPQVVRGMRLHLQTKALLPDNVGNALNCTSCHLNAGTVADGSPFVGVSAFFPGYAPRVGREITLAERINGCFRRSMDGKPLPVESADMQAMIAYFDWMKRNTQPGDKVAGRGVGKIDPAIKPDRVNGERVYAKQCAVCHGTEGEGLKSAKGEWVFPPLWGEESFNIGAGMARTYTAAAFVKRNMPIGFHEQFPLGQGGLSDQEAVDVAEYFSHQPRPDFPDKHKDWPKGGKPQDARY from the coding sequence ATGGATCTGAATTTGCCGCGATTGGCCGTGTTGGTTTCGTCGTTATTGTTTGTGCACCACCTCAACGCCAGTGAGCCGCCGTCGGCAGCGGCCACAGAGGCTGACCCGTTGATCGCCCAAGGCAAGTACGTGGCCCAGCTCGGCGACTGTATTGCCTGCCACACCGCCAAGGACGGTGCGGTGATGGCCGGCGGCCTGGAACTGACAACGCCCATGGGCACCCTGTATTCCAGCAACATCACCCCCGATCCAGAAACGGGCATTGGCCGCTACACCTTCGAACAGTTTGACCGTGCCATGCGCCAGGGCGTGACGCCAGCGGGCGACAACCTGTACCCGGCGATGCCGTACCCGTCCTACGCCAAGATGAGCGAAACAGATATGCGGGCCCTGTATGCCTACCTGCTGCAGGGGGTCAGCCCGGTCAAGCAGGCCAATCTGCAGGCAGACATGAGCTGGCCGTTCAACCAGCGCTGGGGGCTGTGGTTCTGGAACAAGGTGTTCGTCGATGACGCTCCCTTCGCTGCGGACCCGGCCAAGGACCCACAGGTGAACCGTGGCGCCTACCTGGTGCAGGGCTTGGGTCACTGCGGCGCTTGCCATACCCCACGGGGTATCGCCTTCCAGGAAAAGGCCATGAGTGATGCCGGTGCCAGTGGCAAGCATTACCTGGCCGGGGAGACCGTCGAGCATTGGCGCGCACTCAGCTTGCGCAACCTGTGGACGGTGGAAGACACCGTGCAGTTGCTCAAGACCGGGCAGAACCGATTTGCCACGGTGTCCGGCAACATGGCGGAGGTGATCCATCACAGCACCCAGCATTTTACCGATGATGACCTGACCGCCATTGCGACCTACCTCAAGTCGCTGCCGGCCGGCCCGGATGACCTGCCGCCACCGTCCTTGCCACTGGCCCCGGCGGCGGCTCCGGCGACGCTGTTCAGCAGCCGTGGTGGCCTGGGCTACACGCAGTTCTGTGCCGACTGCCACCGTGCGGATGGCGGTGGTGTACCGGCGATGTTCCCGCCGCTGGCGGGCAACCCGAGCGTGGCCTCGGCCGATCCGACTTCGTTGCTGCACATCACCCTGACGGGCTGGAAAACCGCCGAGACCCAGACCCACCCACGGGTCTACACCATGCCCGGATTCGCCCGGCTGGCCGATGACGAGATCGCCGAAATCCTCAGCTTCGTGCGCACCAGTTGGGGCAATAGCGGCTCAGTGATCAGCGCTGCCCAGGTCAAACAGCTGCGTGGCCAGCTCAAGCCGGTGGACGGGCCTGTCACCTTCGAAACCCCACGCCTGGCCGATATGCTAGTGGCGCCCAATGCGCCACAGGTAGTGCGGGGCATGCGCCTGCACCTGCAGACCAAGGCCCTGTTGCCGGACAACGTCGGTAACGCCTTGAACTGCACCAGTTGCCACCTGAATGCGGGCACTGTTGCCGATGGTTCGCCGTTTGTCGGGGTCTCGGCGTTCTTCCCGGGCTATGCACCGCGTGTGGGACGGGAAATCACCCTCGCCGAGCGCATCAATGGTTGCTTCCGCCGTTCGATGGACGGCAAGCCGCTGCCCGTCGAGTCGGCGGACATGCAGGCGATGATTGCCTACTTCGACTGGATGAAGCGCAACACCCAGCCCGGGGATAAAGTGGCCGGGCGCGGCGTCGGCAAGATCGATCCGGCGATCAAGCCTGACCGCGTCAACGGTGAGCGGGTCTACGCCAAGCAATGCGCGGTGTGCCATGGCACTGAGGGCGAAGGCTTGAAGAGCGCCAAGGGCGAGTGGGTATTCCCGCCGCTGTGGGGCGAGGAGTCGTTCAACATTGGCGCCGGCATGGCGCGCACCTATACCGCGGCGGCGTTCGTCAAACGCAACATGCCGATTGGCTTTCACGAGCAGTT
- the rdgC gene encoding recombination-associated protein RdgC, giving the protein MWFKNLLIYRLTQDLPVDAEALETALATKLARPCASQELTTYGFVAPFGKGEDAPLVHVSGDFLLISARKEERILPGSVVRDALKEKVEEIEAEQMRKVYKKERDQLKDEIIQAFLPRAFIRRSSTFAAIAPKQGLILVNSASPKRAEDLLSTLREVIGTLPVRPLTVKMSPTATMTEWVTTQKAADDFFVLDECELRDTHEDGGIVRCKRQDLTSEEIQLHLSTGKVVTQLSLAWQDKLSFVLDDKMVVKRLKFEDLLQDQAEQDGGDEALGQLDASFTLMMLTFGEFLPALVEALGGEEIPQGI; this is encoded by the coding sequence ATGTGGTTCAAAAACCTGCTTATCTATCGCCTGACCCAAGATCTGCCTGTTGATGCCGAGGCGTTGGAAACTGCACTGGCCACCAAGCTGGCGCGTCCATGTGCAAGCCAGGAGTTGACCACCTACGGTTTCGTCGCGCCGTTCGGCAAAGGCGAAGATGCACCATTGGTACATGTCAGCGGTGACTTCCTGCTGATCAGCGCACGCAAGGAAGAGCGCATCCTGCCAGGCAGCGTCGTGCGTGACGCGCTCAAGGAAAAGGTCGAAGAGATCGAAGCCGAGCAAATGCGCAAGGTCTATAAGAAGGAACGCGATCAGCTCAAGGATGAAATCATCCAGGCGTTCCTGCCGCGCGCTTTTATCCGCCGCTCGTCGACCTTCGCTGCCATCGCGCCGAAGCAGGGCCTGATCCTCGTCAACTCGGCCAGCCCGAAACGTGCCGAAGACCTGCTGTCGACCCTGCGTGAAGTGATCGGCACCCTGCCGGTGCGTCCGCTGACAGTGAAAATGTCGCCGACCGCAACCATGACCGAATGGGTCACTACCCAGAAAGCCGCGGACGACTTCTTTGTGCTGGACGAGTGCGAACTGCGCGACACCCACGAAGACGGCGGCATCGTGCGCTGCAAACGCCAGGACCTGACCAGCGAAGAAATCCAGCTGCACCTGAGCACCGGTAAAGTGGTGACCCAGCTGTCCCTGGCCTGGCAAGACAAACTGTCGTTTGTCCTCGACGACAAGATGGTGGTCAAGCGCCTGAAGTTCGAAGACCTGTTGCAAGACCAGGCGGAACAGGACGGTGGCGACGAAGCCCTGGGCCAACTGGACGCCAGCTTCACCCTGATGATGCTGACCTTCGGCGAATTCCTCCCGGCACTGGTGGAAGCGCTGGGCGGCGAAGAGATTCCGCAGGGCATCTAA